A stretch of the Negativicoccus succinicivorans genome encodes the following:
- a CDS encoding ABC transporter ATP-binding protein, protein MLEVNDIHVYYGAIHALKGVSLSVKEGQIVALIGANGAGKSTTLRTISGLLRPRVGDITFEGDSITKKNVQSIVRSGISQVPEGRRIFAPLTVLENLELGAFTRKDKDGVAHDMELVFKRFPRLAERKKQLAGTLSGGEQQMLAMGRALMSRPRLLLLDEPSMGLSPLFVKEIFDIIQHINEQGTTILLVEQNAHMAMSIADYAYVLETGKITLEGPGQELMQSEAVRAAYLGG, encoded by the coding sequence ATGCTCGAAGTCAATGATATCCACGTGTATTACGGCGCCATCCATGCCTTGAAAGGCGTGAGCCTATCCGTGAAGGAAGGACAGATCGTCGCTCTCATCGGAGCCAACGGCGCCGGTAAATCCACGACGCTTCGGACGATTTCGGGCCTGCTGCGACCTAGGGTCGGCGACATCACTTTCGAAGGCGACAGTATCACGAAGAAAAATGTGCAGTCGATTGTCCGCAGCGGGATCAGTCAGGTGCCGGAAGGGCGCCGCATTTTCGCGCCGCTTACCGTTTTGGAAAATCTTGAACTCGGCGCTTTCACCCGCAAAGATAAAGACGGCGTCGCCCACGACATGGAACTGGTTTTCAAACGCTTTCCGCGGCTGGCGGAACGTAAAAAACAGTTGGCGGGTACACTTTCCGGCGGTGAACAACAAATGCTCGCGATGGGGCGCGCGTTGATGAGCCGGCCGCGGCTGCTGCTTTTGGACGAACCGTCCATGGGGCTTTCGCCGTTATTCGTCAAAGAAATTTTTGATATCATTCAGCATATCAATGAGCAGGGCACCACGATTTTGCTCGTCGAGCAAAATGCGCATATGGCGATGTCGATCGCAGATTACGCATACGTTCTGGAAACCGGTAAGATTACGTTGGAAGGACCGGGTCAGGAACTGATGCAGAGCGAAGCCGTACGCGCGGCGTACCTCGGAGGCTGA
- a CDS encoding ABC transporter substrate-binding protein: MKQWQKKVATAVMAMATIGLIAGCGGDDKKAAADTIKIGANLEMTGNQASFGQSSANAIKLAVDEINKKGGLMGKQVSLQVGDNRSEAAEATTQMQKLIDDGAIATIAPDTSSNAIAASAINSSAKVLGISPTGSNPRVTWDDKANKVRDFMFRSTFVDSFQGKVMTSFALQQMNAQKVAILVDNSSDYSKGLAKFFEEAFTAAGGTVTGTEGFLQKDTDFKATLTKIIASDPDAIFVPAYYQEVGLIIKQAREMGYTKPILGSDGWDSAKLAEIAGAQNLNNTYFSNHYAVDENNKKAMDFVAAYEKAYGVKPDAYAALAYDAMYMIADAITRANSVEPEKIKDAMAKTENFEGVSGKMRIDERHDTIKGAYIMTYKDGALKFLAKVEP, encoded by the coding sequence ATGAAACAATGGCAAAAGAAAGTAGCGACGGCGGTCATGGCAATGGCGACGATCGGACTGATTGCCGGTTGCGGCGGCGATGACAAAAAAGCGGCGGCCGATACGATTAAGATCGGCGCGAACTTGGAAATGACCGGTAACCAGGCTTCCTTCGGTCAAAGCTCCGCGAACGCGATTAAACTGGCGGTGGATGAAATCAACAAAAAGGGCGGCCTCATGGGTAAGCAGGTCAGCCTGCAAGTCGGTGACAACCGCTCGGAAGCGGCCGAAGCCACGACACAGATGCAAAAACTGATCGATGACGGCGCGATTGCCACGATTGCTCCGGATACCAGCTCGAACGCGATTGCGGCGTCCGCGATCAATTCCTCCGCCAAAGTTCTCGGGATCAGCCCGACGGGTTCGAACCCGCGCGTGACCTGGGATGATAAAGCGAATAAAGTGCGCGATTTCATGTTCCGTTCCACCTTTGTTGACTCGTTCCAGGGCAAAGTTATGACGAGCTTTGCGTTACAACAGATGAACGCGCAAAAGGTAGCGATTCTTGTCGATAACTCAAGCGATTACTCCAAGGGATTAGCTAAATTCTTCGAGGAAGCGTTCACGGCCGCCGGCGGCACGGTTACCGGTACCGAAGGTTTCCTGCAGAAAGATACCGATTTCAAAGCGACGCTGACGAAAATTATTGCCAGCGATCCGGATGCGATTTTTGTACCGGCATATTACCAGGAAGTCGGCCTGATCATCAAACAGGCGCGTGAAATGGGTTACACGAAACCGATTTTGGGCTCGGACGGTTGGGACAGCGCGAAGTTGGCGGAAATCGCCGGCGCGCAAAACTTGAACAATACGTATTTCAGTAACCACTATGCCGTCGATGAAAACAATAAAAAGGCGATGGATTTTGTGGCGGCCTATGAAAAGGCCTACGGTGTGAAACCGGATGCGTACGCGGCGCTCGCTTACGATGCGATGTACATGATCGCGGATGCGATTACTCGCGCGAATTCGGTAGAACCGGAAAAAATTAAAGATGCGATGGCCAAAACGGAAAACTTTGAAGGCGTCTCCGGTAAGATGCGCATTGACGAACGCCATGACACGATCAAAGGCGCGTATATTATGACCTACAAAGACGGCGCTCTGAAGTTCCTGGCGAAGGTAGAACCGTAA
- the ychF gene encoding redox-regulated ATPase YchF, with the protein MSTNLQVGIVGLPNVGKSTLFNAITKAGAEAANYPFCTIEPNVGIVELPDARLDVLTEMFQPERRIPAVMRFVDIAGLVAGASKGEGLGNQFLAHIRETDAIAQVVRCFENENVTHVEGSIDPLRDIEIIMTELGLADLDAVAKRRQRIEKVAKSGNKEAKAELDVLRKVEACLSEGKPARLVELTPEEEALIRELNLLTRKPVLYVANIGEDEISDPLANPHVVRVKELAESEGAQWVTISAAIEAEIAELSPEEAKVFLEDLGEEEAGLDRLIKAAYSLLGLINFFTAGSDECRAWTIVEGTKAPQAAGKIHTDIERGFIRAEIVSYDDLIAAGSMAKAREEGVLRLEGKDYVMRDGDVTYFRFNV; encoded by the coding sequence ATGAGTACAAATTTACAGGTAGGCATTGTCGGTTTACCGAATGTCGGTAAATCGACGTTATTTAACGCGATTACCAAAGCGGGCGCGGAAGCGGCGAACTATCCGTTCTGCACGATCGAACCGAACGTGGGCATCGTGGAACTTCCCGATGCGCGACTCGATGTGCTGACGGAAATGTTTCAGCCGGAACGGCGCATTCCCGCCGTTATGCGCTTCGTCGATATCGCGGGTCTGGTGGCGGGCGCGTCGAAGGGCGAAGGCCTCGGCAATCAATTTCTCGCGCATATTCGTGAAACGGACGCGATCGCGCAAGTCGTGCGCTGCTTTGAAAATGAAAATGTCACGCATGTGGAAGGTTCGATTGATCCGCTGCGCGATATTGAAATTATTATGACGGAGCTGGGTCTTGCCGACTTGGACGCGGTGGCGAAACGCCGTCAGCGGATTGAAAAAGTCGCGAAATCCGGCAACAAAGAAGCGAAAGCGGAACTCGATGTGTTGCGTAAAGTCGAAGCGTGTTTGAGCGAAGGCAAACCCGCGCGTCTGGTGGAACTGACACCGGAAGAAGAAGCGCTGATTCGCGAATTGAATTTGCTCACGCGCAAACCGGTATTGTATGTCGCCAACATCGGCGAAGACGAAATTTCCGATCCGCTGGCGAATCCGCACGTCGTGCGCGTCAAAGAATTGGCGGAGTCGGAAGGCGCGCAATGGGTCACGATTTCCGCCGCGATCGAAGCGGAAATCGCCGAGCTCAGCCCGGAGGAAGCGAAAGTTTTCCTGGAGGATTTGGGCGAGGAGGAAGCGGGTCTGGATCGTTTGATCAAAGCCGCGTACTCGCTGCTCGGCTTAATCAACTTTTTCACCGCCGGCAGTGACGAATGCCGCGCCTGGACCATTGTCGAAGGCACGAAAGCGCCGCAGGCCGCGGGTAAAATTCACACGGATATCGAACGCGGTTTCATTCGCGCGGAAATCGTTTCTTACGATGATCTGATCGCGGCCGGTTCGATGGCCAAAGCGCGTGAAGAAGGCGTGCTGCGACTCGAAGGCAAAGATTACGTCATGCGCGACGGCGACGTCACGTATTTCCGGTTTAACGTATAA
- a CDS encoding branched-chain amino acid ABC transporter permease codes for MMIAKKRKYDALWWVLALALYAVFYFLVEEKVLPNFWRLQVVVIAINIIMAASLNLINGITGQFSLGHAGFMAVGAYVSAVGTVFYDWPFAVSLLAGGLAAAAIGFLIGIPTLRLDGDYLAIATLGMGEIIRVCILNIEAVGGASGMTGIPKETTFSWVFLMMLVTLYVLKNMINSTYGRGCISVRENAIAAEAMGIHTTRYKVLAFTIGALFAGLAGGLFSHYFSIAHPSSFTFLKSYDYLTMVVLGGLGSMTGSVVGAVMLTFLTAALSDYPEFRMIIYALMLILLMMFRPRGLFGNQELTSLLPKWGKGGDRHGALRND; via the coding sequence ATGATGATAGCCAAAAAACGTAAATACGACGCCCTTTGGTGGGTGTTGGCGCTCGCCCTTTACGCCGTTTTCTACTTCCTCGTCGAAGAAAAAGTTTTGCCGAATTTCTGGCGGCTGCAGGTGGTCGTGATTGCGATCAACATTATTATGGCGGCGAGTCTGAACCTGATTAACGGTATCACCGGTCAATTTTCGCTCGGTCACGCGGGCTTTATGGCGGTGGGCGCGTATGTCTCCGCCGTCGGCACCGTCTTTTATGACTGGCCCTTTGCCGTGAGTCTGTTAGCGGGCGGTCTCGCCGCCGCGGCGATCGGTTTTCTGATCGGTATTCCGACGTTGCGGCTGGACGGGGACTACCTGGCGATTGCAACGCTCGGCATGGGGGAGATTATCCGCGTTTGCATTTTGAACATCGAAGCGGTCGGCGGCGCGTCCGGCATGACGGGAATCCCGAAAGAAACCACTTTTTCATGGGTGTTCCTGATGATGTTGGTCACGTTGTATGTGCTGAAAAACATGATTAATTCGACCTACGGCCGCGGCTGCATCTCCGTGCGTGAAAACGCGATCGCCGCGGAAGCGATGGGGATCCATACGACGCGCTACAAGGTGCTCGCGTTTACGATTGGCGCGCTGTTTGCCGGACTTGCGGGCGGGCTTTTCTCGCATTACTTTTCCATCGCGCACCCGTCGAGTTTTACGTTCCTGAAATCGTACGACTACCTCACCATGGTCGTGCTGGGCGGTCTCGGCAGTATGACGGGCTCGGTGGTCGGCGCGGTGATGCTGACATTTCTCACGGCGGCGCTTTCGGATTATCCGGAATTCCGCATGATTATTTACGCGCTGATGCTCATCCTCTTGATGATGTTCCGGCCGCGAGGCCTGTTCGGCAACCAGGAACTGACCTCGCTCCTGCCGAAGTGGGGCAAGGGAGGTGACCGTCATGGCGCTCTTAGAAACGACTAG
- a CDS encoding ABC transporter ATP-binding protein, with amino-acid sequence MALLETTSVAKIFGGIKAVQDFTIHIDAGELIGLIGPNGAGKTTAFNLLTGVYRPSMGEIRFDGQSLVGKKPYQITAAGIARTFQNIRLFGDLSVLENVKIACNLHARYSLLESVLRVGRYGREEEAIEARALQLLQLFNLDAKRDELACNLPYGEQRRLEIARALATKPRLLLLDEPAAGMNPQETAELTQLIRRLRDEFSLAILLIEHDMGLVMQLCERIYVLDYGKILAHGVPDEIRHNPDVIKAYLGAEA; translated from the coding sequence ATGGCGCTCTTAGAAACGACTAGTGTCGCCAAAATTTTCGGCGGTATCAAAGCCGTGCAGGACTTTACGATACATATTGACGCGGGCGAATTGATCGGCCTGATCGGTCCGAACGGCGCCGGAAAAACGACGGCGTTTAATCTCTTGACCGGCGTGTATCGTCCGAGCATGGGCGAGATTCGCTTTGACGGACAGTCGCTGGTCGGTAAAAAACCGTATCAGATTACCGCGGCGGGGATCGCACGAACATTTCAAAACATTCGTCTTTTCGGCGATCTTTCCGTACTGGAAAATGTCAAAATCGCCTGCAACCTGCACGCGCGTTATTCGCTTTTGGAAAGCGTATTGCGCGTCGGTCGCTACGGTCGTGAAGAAGAAGCAATCGAAGCGCGGGCGTTACAATTATTGCAACTTTTCAATCTTGACGCCAAACGCGACGAACTGGCGTGCAACTTACCGTACGGCGAACAGCGCCGTCTCGAAATCGCGCGCGCGTTGGCGACCAAACCGCGTTTGCTGCTTTTGGATGAGCCCGCGGCGGGGATGAATCCGCAGGAAACGGCGGAGCTGACGCAATTAATTCGGCGCCTGCGTGATGAATTTTCCCTGGCGATTCTTTTGATCGAACACGATATGGGTCTGGTCATGCAACTTTGCGAACGGATTTATGTACTGGACTACGGTAAAATTTTAGCGCATGGCGTACCGGATGAAATTCGCCACAATCCGGACGTTATCAAGGCTTATTTGGGAGCGGAGGCATAA
- a CDS encoding ABC transporter substrate-binding protein, with product MQTKWRALVISALVGTIALVGMTGCQPNRSPKNDHLLTIGSNLEMTGSNASFGTSTVNAMQMAIDEVNSADGVLGKQIQLIALDNRSDVAGSSDAMFKLLDAGVVGIIGPDTSSNVIAVAPMVAEHKIPLISPKATHPAVTIDPATGKVREYVFRATFIDSYQGRIAAEFAYGDLGARKAAILVDNASEYAIGLADFFTKSFTAAGGSVIAKEAYLQKDVDFKVTLTKLKAQHPDVLFVPGYYQEVGMIVRQAREIGWNVPIVGGDGWDSDKLVEIAGANNLNNTYYTNHYSPNDTDPVLQQFITRYERRFGYKPDSYAVLGYDATRLLLEAIRRAQSTDPHKIQQELTQMQDFKAISGKISIDADHNTVSSGVVIQLVDGERRFLKRIQLSQ from the coding sequence ATGCAAACAAAGTGGCGGGCGCTGGTTATCAGCGCGCTCGTCGGTACGATTGCGTTGGTCGGTATGACCGGCTGTCAGCCGAACCGAAGTCCGAAGAATGATCATTTACTGACGATCGGCAGTAATTTGGAAATGACCGGCTCGAACGCCAGCTTCGGCACCTCGACGGTCAACGCCATGCAAATGGCGATCGATGAAGTGAACAGCGCGGACGGAGTTCTCGGTAAGCAAATTCAGCTGATCGCGCTTGATAACCGCAGCGATGTCGCCGGTTCGAGTGATGCGATGTTTAAGCTGTTGGACGCGGGCGTGGTCGGCATCATCGGTCCGGATACCAGTTCGAACGTGATTGCGGTAGCGCCGATGGTGGCGGAACATAAAATTCCGTTGATCAGTCCGAAGGCGACGCATCCGGCGGTCACGATTGATCCGGCGACAGGCAAGGTGCGAGAGTATGTGTTCCGCGCGACTTTCATTGACTCCTACCAGGGGCGCATCGCCGCCGAGTTCGCTTACGGCGACTTGGGAGCGCGAAAAGCCGCGATTTTGGTCGATAATGCGAGTGAATATGCGATCGGCTTGGCGGATTTCTTTACCAAGAGCTTTACGGCCGCCGGCGGCTCGGTCATCGCCAAAGAAGCGTACCTGCAAAAAGATGTGGATTTTAAAGTCACGTTGACGAAGTTGAAAGCACAACACCCGGACGTTTTGTTCGTGCCGGGCTACTACCAGGAAGTGGGCATGATTGTTCGGCAGGCGCGTGAGATCGGCTGGAATGTGCCGATCGTCGGCGGTGACGGTTGGGATTCGGATAAACTCGTGGAAATTGCGGGCGCTAACAATCTCAACAATACCTATTACACCAACCATTACTCGCCAAATGATACGGATCCGGTGTTGCAACAGTTTATCACACGGTATGAACGTCGTTTCGGATATAAACCGGATTCCTACGCGGTGCTCGGGTACGATGCGACACGACTCTTGCTCGAAGCCATCCGGCGGGCGCAGTCGACCGATCCGCATAAGATTCAACAGGAACTGACGCAGATGCAGGATTTCAAAGCGATCAGCGGCAAAATTTCCATCGATGCCGATCACAATACCGTTTCGAGCGGTGTGGTTATTCAGTTGGTGGACGGCGAACGACGTTTCCTGAAGCGAATTCAGTTGAGTCAATAG
- a CDS encoding branched-chain amino acid ABC transporter permease, translating into MESAWWVQVIQQMINGVSLGSIYALIALGYTMVYGVMRLINFAHGDIYMLGAYVGFFATTAGQMSFFPALITAMVVMAIVGVVVEKIAYRPMRNSPKIALLITAIGVSLLIEYTTMFFLTPQPRTFPPVFENTTYNLGPIVVSLQQIVILVSALVLMALLTYIVQYTTMGKAMRAVSFDTEAAQLMGIHVDRVISFTFALGSGLAGAAGVLVGIYYNSIDPLMGIMPGLKAFVAAVLGGIGIVPGAMFGGLILGVVEALVSGFISSTFRDAAAFGILILILLIKPTGLLGKVEGEKV; encoded by the coding sequence ATGGAGTCCGCTTGGTGGGTACAGGTGATCCAGCAGATGATTAACGGTGTTTCGCTGGGCAGTATTTACGCGCTGATTGCGTTGGGCTACACCATGGTGTATGGGGTCATGCGCCTCATCAACTTTGCCCACGGCGATATCTACATGCTGGGGGCCTACGTCGGTTTTTTTGCGACGACGGCGGGACAAATGTCATTTTTTCCCGCGTTGATCACCGCGATGGTGGTCATGGCTATTGTCGGCGTAGTCGTAGAGAAAATCGCCTATCGGCCGATGCGAAACAGCCCGAAAATCGCTCTGTTGATTACGGCGATCGGCGTCAGTTTGCTGATCGAATACACGACGATGTTTTTCCTGACACCGCAACCGCGGACGTTTCCGCCGGTGTTTGAGAATACGACATACAACCTCGGTCCGATCGTGGTCAGTCTGCAGCAAATCGTCATCTTGGTGTCCGCGCTGGTGCTGATGGCGTTATTGACCTACATTGTGCAATACACGACGATGGGCAAAGCCATGCGCGCTGTTTCGTTTGATACGGAAGCGGCGCAGTTGATGGGCATCCATGTCGATCGCGTCATTTCGTTTACGTTCGCGTTGGGTTCGGGTCTCGCCGGCGCGGCGGGCGTGCTCGTCGGCATCTACTACAACTCGATTGATCCGCTGATGGGCATCATGCCCGGTCTGAAAGCTTTCGTCGCCGCCGTTTTGGGCGGTATCGGCATCGTGCCGGGCGCGATGTTCGGCGGTTTGATCCTCGGTGTCGTGGAAGCGCTCGTGAGCGGTTTTATTTCTTCGACATTCCGTGATGCGGCGGCGTTCGGGATCCTCATCTTAATTTTGCTGATTAAGCCGACCGGCTTACTGGGCAAAGTGGAAGGGGAAAAGGTGTAA
- a CDS encoding FAD-dependent oxidoreductase has protein sequence MKPTVFPLATDRVRVTMEDLAQAIVEARRCLHCPRPTCRTGCPVGNEIPQFITELAAGNIGAAIRIINERSNLPSVCGRVCPHENQCQGHCILNRRHQPVKIGLIESVIGDVANAMMLNTPRRLPRKKERVAVIGSGPAGLTVANDLRQLGYNIDVYDSAAEPGGVLLHGIPSFRINKAVVRFETERLAAMGVKFLCGQTFGKDFTLADLEADGYQAVFLGVGTTQPRDLPLQNDDLPGVLQAMDVLHAAQALADHQLTKEEFVIQREDRVVVIGAGNVAMDAARTALRAGARKVTVAYRRTREFMACLPSEYEAAAAEGVEFRFLAAPVGVSGHEKVGAFIYEEQAINDLGELHGTGKRKEIPADKVIIAVGHVPSTLLRASLPDLDSDHAGYIQVRKEPYYGATNLPGVFAAGDIVHRPATVVLAMREAKKTAQGMAAYMDKLAATKKASEGKKDAAKNPDTSAK, from the coding sequence ATGAAACCTACGGTATTTCCGTTGGCGACGGACCGGGTTCGCGTGACCATGGAAGATTTGGCGCAGGCGATTGTGGAGGCGCGACGTTGTTTGCATTGCCCGCGTCCGACCTGCCGGACCGGTTGTCCGGTCGGTAATGAAATCCCTCAATTTATCACTGAACTGGCCGCCGGTAATATCGGCGCGGCAATTCGGATCATTAACGAACGCAGTAATTTGCCGTCCGTCTGCGGACGCGTGTGCCCGCACGAAAATCAATGCCAGGGGCACTGCATTTTAAATCGACGTCATCAGCCGGTCAAAATCGGTCTGATTGAAAGCGTTATCGGCGATGTGGCGAACGCCATGATGCTCAATACGCCGCGACGATTGCCGCGCAAAAAAGAAAGGGTGGCGGTCATCGGCTCCGGACCGGCCGGGTTAACGGTGGCGAACGATTTGCGCCAACTCGGTTACAACATTGACGTGTACGACAGCGCGGCGGAACCGGGCGGCGTGTTGCTGCACGGGATCCCTTCGTTTCGGATCAATAAAGCGGTCGTGCGCTTTGAAACGGAACGGCTGGCCGCCATGGGCGTGAAATTTCTTTGCGGCCAAACATTCGGCAAGGATTTTACGCTGGCGGATTTAGAGGCAGATGGCTATCAGGCCGTTTTTCTCGGCGTCGGCACGACGCAACCGCGGGATCTGCCGTTGCAAAATGATGACCTGCCGGGCGTGTTGCAGGCGATGGATGTGCTGCATGCGGCACAGGCGCTGGCGGATCATCAACTGACGAAAGAAGAATTTGTCATTCAGCGCGAGGATCGCGTGGTAGTGATCGGCGCGGGCAATGTCGCGATGGATGCGGCGCGTACGGCGTTGCGCGCGGGCGCGCGGAAAGTCACGGTCGCGTATCGGCGCACGCGGGAATTTATGGCCTGTTTGCCGTCGGAATACGAAGCGGCGGCAGCGGAAGGCGTCGAGTTCCGATTCTTGGCGGCGCCCGTCGGCGTGTCGGGCCATGAAAAAGTCGGCGCTTTTATCTACGAAGAGCAGGCGATCAATGACTTGGGCGAGCTGCACGGTACGGGCAAGCGTAAGGAAATCCCTGCGGACAAAGTGATTATCGCGGTAGGGCACGTGCCGAGCACTTTGTTGCGGGCGAGTCTGCCGGATCTCGATAGCGATCACGCAGGCTATATTCAGGTGCGAAAAGAACCGTACTACGGCGCGACGAACCTGCCGGGCGTATTTGCGGCGGGGGATATCGTGCACCGTCCGGCGACCGTGGTGTTGGCGATGCGTGAAGCGAAAAAGACAGCGCAGGGCATGGCAGCTTATATGGATAAGCTCGCCGCCACAAAAAAAGCTTCTGAAGGTAAAAAAGACGCGGCGAAGAATCCGGATACATCCGCGAAATAA
- a CDS encoding AEC family transporter translates to MEIIHILAYNMLPLTGIVALGYWLASMFPIDVKSLTKLMFYIILPSFVFRSIFLMPFDTGMLILFAAGALLFLLHSLFATGIAKLRGYDSGMRETFRVSTMFSNCGNVGVSMITLIYSNPPFTKGLEAPYHDAAMAAITVLLILTNASVNTIGLYLAGKGRMTARDATLMILHMPTLYVIFGVVFCKWLALPVDTWFVWPMVSMVAKSLPFIAMVTLGIQLHRTTLTWFNPDVWLAIFTRLILGPLFALAIIYTYGRFDPLTSQVFLIFSAISSAVNSVMFAVDFDNYPGYATQVVLLGFVMSCFTLTSVIYLARFLFPIPTW, encoded by the coding sequence ATGGAAATTATTCATATTTTAGCGTACAACATGTTGCCACTGACTGGGATCGTCGCGCTCGGCTATTGGCTGGCCAGCATGTTTCCGATTGATGTCAAATCTTTAACCAAATTAATGTTTTATATCATCTTACCTTCGTTTGTTTTCCGCAGCATTTTCCTGATGCCTTTCGATACCGGCATGCTGATTTTGTTTGCGGCGGGCGCGTTGCTTTTTCTGCTCCACAGTCTGTTCGCCACCGGCATTGCCAAGCTGCGAGGCTACGACAGCGGCATGCGGGAGACGTTTCGCGTCAGCACGATGTTCAGCAACTGCGGTAACGTAGGCGTCTCGATGATCACGTTGATCTATTCCAATCCGCCTTTTACCAAGGGCCTGGAAGCGCCGTATCATGATGCGGCGATGGCCGCCATCACCGTGCTTTTAATCTTGACGAACGCTTCCGTCAACACCATCGGCCTATACTTGGCCGGCAAGGGTCGCATGACGGCGCGCGACGCGACGCTGATGATCTTGCATATGCCGACATTGTACGTCATTTTCGGCGTCGTGTTTTGTAAATGGCTGGCGCTTCCGGTAGACACCTGGTTCGTTTGGCCGATGGTTTCCATGGTGGCGAAGTCCTTGCCGTTCATCGCGATGGTGACGCTGGGCATTCAGCTGCACCGCACGACATTGACTTGGTTCAACCCCGATGTGTGGCTCGCGATCTTCACTCGTCTGATCCTCGGTCCGCTCTTTGCTCTCGCGATTATTTACACGTACGGTCGTTTCGATCCGCTGACCTCGCAGGTATTTTTGATTTTCTCCGCCATATCGAGCGCCGTCAACAGCGTCATGTTCGCCGTCGACTTCGACAACTATCCCGGCTATGCCACGCAAGTCGTCTTGCTCGGGTTTGTCATGAGTTGTTTCACGCTGACCTCAGTGATTTATCTGGCGCGCTTTCTCTTTCCCATACCGACGTGGTAA
- a CDS encoding MFS transporter, translating to MELWRKNLYYLVAVQILAGTSIIGLISFVPLFVHELGGTDPGAAGMWAGLITGVTSFTAALANPYWGAYGDRKGHKRILLQILAALTVVLALMSLVQTPFQLLLLRSIQGCVGGFIAAGLAMVAIITPEKYSTYALGTYQTGIVLGATIGPVFGGILADIIGYRETFLCFAALLALGCFVTYRCIHEDFQPKPQKAKESIIKNVGYFFSLPIVRLMMLIQFFVNFALTGLGPILPLYVKGMVGDVTVLASISGIILAIGGVASATTSLNMGRIIQWLSHREVLLIGSFLAGLFFIAQYFAPNIWWLGLFRFFNGAAIGCLMPSANAIIARSVPDEKRGIAFGVTSSFSLMGNVFGPMVSGYLAMTLGLSSVFWSTAIAFFLITAMVYTQLSEKQVQKHF from the coding sequence ATGGAATTATGGCGCAAAAATTTATACTATTTGGTCGCGGTGCAGATTTTAGCGGGGACATCCATTATCGGTTTGATTTCCTTTGTGCCGTTATTTGTACACGAACTCGGGGGGACGGATCCCGGCGCGGCCGGCATGTGGGCCGGTCTGATTACGGGTGTGACGAGTTTTACGGCGGCGTTGGCCAATCCGTATTGGGGCGCGTACGGTGATCGTAAAGGTCACAAACGAATTTTACTGCAAATTTTAGCGGCGCTTACGGTGGTGCTCGCGCTGATGTCATTGGTTCAGACACCGTTTCAGCTGTTGCTTCTGCGCTCTATTCAAGGCTGCGTGGGCGGCTTTATCGCGGCGGGTTTGGCGATGGTGGCGATCATCACGCCGGAAAAATATTCGACGTACGCGCTCGGCACGTACCAGACGGGAATCGTCCTCGGGGCGACGATCGGGCCGGTGTTCGGCGGGATTCTCGCGGATATCATCGGTTATCGTGAAACGTTTCTTTGCTTCGCGGCGCTGCTGGCTTTGGGGTGCTTCGTGACGTACCGTTGCATTCACGAAGATTTTCAGCCGAAACCGCAAAAGGCGAAAGAATCTATCATTAAAAATGTGGGTTACTTTTTCTCTTTGCCGATTGTACGCTTGATGATGCTGATTCAATTTTTCGTCAACTTCGCGTTGACCGGTTTGGGGCCGATTTTGCCGTTGTACGTGAAAGGCATGGTGGGCGATGTTACGGTGCTCGCCAGTATTTCGGGGATCATTTTGGCCATCGGCGGCGTCGCCAGCGCGACGACATCGCTCAACATGGGACGCATCATCCAATGGTTGAGTCATCGCGAAGTGCTGCTGATCGGATCATTTTTAGCGGGGCTCTTTTTCATCGCCCAATATTTCGCGCCGAATATCTGGTGGCTCGGGTTGTTCCGTTTCTTCAACGGCGCGGCGATCGGTTGTTTGATGCCCAGTGCGAATGCGATTATTGCGCGCTCCGTGCCGGATGAAAAACGAGGTATCGCGTTCGGCGTCACGTCCAGTTTTTCCTTGATGGGTAACGTATTCGGACCGATGGTGTCCGGCTACCTGGCGATGACATTGGGGTTGAGCTCGGTCTTTTGGTCGACCGCGATTGCTTTTTTCCTGATCACGGCCATGGTGTATACGCAATTATCCGAAAAACAAGTTCAGAAACATTTTTAA